The Myxococcales bacterium genome includes the window GAGCGCCTGCCTTGGCGCCACGCCAGCGCCGGACTCAGACCCAATAGGCGATGATTCCGATGAGCGCCAACAGGCGGCCGACGAGGCGCGGGACCGCGACAAGGCGGGCGAGCCGCCGCTGCAAATTCATTGGCTGCGCAATTCGGCGGAATACGTCGCGGCGACGACGCAGGCATATGCGCTTGCGACGGCCAAGGTAGCCGCGCACGCCGCGACGGAGCCGACCCAGCCATGGGGCGTAATTTTGGACGTCGACGAGACCACGCTCGACAATAGCCAGTTTGAGATCGAGCGCCTCGGGCTTGGCTATAGCGCAACGGCGTGGCGCAAATGGGTGCTGCGACGCGAAGCTACCGCCGTCCCAGGGGCGGCGGCATTTACGCAGGCCGTAAGGGCAGCGGGTGGATACGTAGCACTCGTTACCAATCGCAATAACGCGGTGTGCACGGCGACGAAGGACAACCTAGCCGCGCAGGACATCGCGTTTGACGTCGTGTTGTGCAAAGGCACAAGTTCTGAGAAGGAAGCGCGCTTTGCCAAGGTTGCCGCCGGAACCGCCGCGCCAGGCGTGCCCGCGTTAGCCGTAAAACTATTTATTGGCGACAACATCAAAGACTTTCCGGATCTGACGCAGGATATGCGCTTTGACGCCCCCGAAGGCCTCGCGGCGTTTGGCGAGAAATACATCGTGCTGCCAAATCCCATGTATGGTTCGTGGGAGAGCAACGAACCAAGGTAGAGATGGTGCGCCGCGAGCGCCATCACCACCACGCTTGGTGGTTGGTGCGTCCTGCGGCAGCGTCTTGCGCCTGCTGCGAAATCGGTTCGAGCACATGGCCGACCGGGGGCGTAATCACGGCGCCCGCGAGCTGCGGCGCGGCGGCGACGATATCGACGATGGGCTCATCCCACGCGTGCAGGCCCAAATTAAACGTGCCCCAATGCACCGGCAACAGCGTGCCGCCGCCGAGCATGTCAAAGGCTTGCAGCGCCTTGTGCGGTCCCATATGGATGCTGCCCCATGCTTCGTGATAGGCGCCAATTTCGAGCATGACGACGTCAAACGCGCCATGCTTGCGACGCACGTCGGCAAATTGTGGCGTCAGGCCCGTGTCGCCGCTAAAAAACACTTGATGACGCTCGCCCTTGATCACCCACGAGGCCCAAAGCGTGCTGTTGCGATCGCGAAATGTGCGCCCGGAAAAATGTTGCGCCGGCTCTGCACACAAGGTGACGCCCCGCCCGCTCCACTGCTCACCCCAGTCGAGCTCGACGATGTTCGCCGCGGCGATGCCCCAGCGCTCGAGCCGCGCGCCAACCCCAAGCGACGTCACAAAGATGACATCGCGCTTCGCGAGCGCGAGCACCGAGGCCTTGCAAAGATGATCGTAGTGATCGTGCGAGATGAGCACCACGTCGACGCGCGGCAAATTCTCTATTGCCACCGGGGCGGCAAAGAAGCGCTTCGGTCCCATGAACGACATCGGCGAGGCGCGCAGGCCCCACACTGGATCGGTCAGCACGACCGTCTTACCGAGCTCAATGAGCACGGTGCTGTGGCCAAGCCAGGTGGTGCGCAGGCCGGTGTCTGCTGCCTGGGCCCAACCCGGCCGCGGATCGTGCGTCGAGATCGGCCGCACCGGCACGCGCTGCACCGAGCGATCGAACATAAACTGTTTCATTACCGACCAAGGCGGCCGCGGCATTGACGCCGCTTCAAACAAGGTGTTGCGAAATGCCCCATCGCGAAACTGCGGCGAGGCGAGAATTCGCTCACCGCGTAAATTGCGCACCTCGCTAGGCAGGACGGGCACTTGGGCGCTAGATTCCATCGCTCTACTATATGGCAGCGGTTGTTTTCGGCAAGACATCTCCAGCGCGCGGCCACCTCGCGATTTGCCTAGTGCCTTGGCACAGATGCGATGAGCCATCAGACTTGGTCTGCTTCCGTGGGGCGTCGTTAAAAAATGCTCACTTATTCCAATAAACTCGCATTTTTATGCCTCGCCCCACGAAACCATCCCAGCGTCTGAATCGCGAATGCTTGGCTCATCTCATCTGTGCCAAGGCACTAGGTGTTGGCCTTGCGCTGGCGGCGACGGCGCTCGCCACGGGCTGCGCGCCAAACTCGCTTGAGGCGTCGCCGCAGCCTGGGCCGCAACCAGGCCCGCCCGGCGATGAACAAGGTGAGCTGCAGCCTGGCATCCCGGCAACCTTTGACAAAAACCTTATCATCACCGACGCCTACTTCTCGGCGTCGAGCTTTATCGGTGCCGACGAGGTACAGGCGTTCTTTGAGGTGACGCCCTACGGCACGCGGTCGTGGATGGCCGATGCCACGCTCGGTCAGGCGCGCCTCGCGGATGTTTTGGTCGACATTGCAGTCGCGCATGACCTTAACCCCATCGTGCTCATTGCCCGCATGCAGGTCGAGCAATCGCTCGTCGCCCCCACCGAGAATCCCGGTGGCAATCGCGTCGATTTCGCGTTTGGCTGCGGCTGCCCCGACGGCCAGGCGTGCAACGAGGCGTATCGCGGCCTCGACAAACAACTCGAATGCGCCGCCACCACGCTTGAGAAATGGTACTTGCGTTCGCAAAGCGGCGATGGTCTGTTTGTCATGGGGCAGCCTGGCGACACGCTCGACCCCGACACCGTCGTGCCCGCCAGCCATGCCACCGCCTCGCTGTACGCGTACACGCCGTGGGTGCTCGAAGACGAAGGCGGCAATTGGCTGGTGTGGAAGATCTTGGCGCGCTACACCGACCACGTCATTGCGGAAATCTTGTAGCGGGCCGTGCGCTCGCGCAATGCTTTGCGCTGAGCAGCTGATATTCGCCGCGCCCAGCGTATCCAGTCAGGGCAGGCCCAACTTTTTTCCACGGCGTTTTCTGTCGGGATTGTATTGAACGCTGGGCGCTTCGTTGCGAGTTGCGACCTGTCCGGCCCCAAAAGGGGGGGGCGGATATCAAATGCTTATGAATCGGCGCGCTCATCGTGCGCTTGCTTGCAATCGCAAGACTGTCAAATATTTAACAAACTCGTTACGTTGCTGTGCGCGCGCAAAGGTTGCGGTTGAACGCCTTGCTTGACGTTGTTAGCGTCCGGCCCGAAATGAAGAAACAAATTAGTCGCAAACTCCAATTCAAATCCATCGCGACCGAAGCGCTTGCCCCCGCCGCAGGAGCTGCTGCGACCGCCGGGGGTGCAGAGTCGACTTGTTCGCCGTGTGGCCCTACAAAATGGTTATGCCCGGATCGCCCCGATGGCCAAGCCCAAGGTTGGCCAGGATGAGAACTAACCAGTATCGCCTAGAGAAAGAGACAAACGTCCTGATGCATCGCGGTGGCTGGCTAGGCGCCCCGCAGAGGTTTGGTGGTTCCAAGTCCCGAGGACGCAACGACGCCAGCAACCACGAGGCGCGGGACGATGGATCTTTATCTAGGCGATGCTGGTTAGGAACCCGTTCAGCCGACGCCCTCTAGCAGGTGATTTGACGGCGATGCATGCGCCGGCTCGGGCTGCGATGCTAGTGCCGCCGACGTTGGTGCGCGTGATGGTCGATGGCGTCAGCATCGAGATCGAGGTGCCAGCGACGCGCAAGGCGTGGCTCGTCCACGCGCGTCGGCTGCGCCAGCCTAAGG containing:
- a CDS encoding MBL fold metallo-hydrolase; protein product: MESSAQVPVLPSEVRNLRGERILASPQFRDGAFRNTLFEAASMPRPPWSVMKQFMFDRSVQRVPVRPISTHDPRPGWAQAADTGLRTTWLGHSTVLIELGKTVVLTDPVWGLRASPMSFMGPKRFFAAPVAIENLPRVDVVLISHDHYDHLCKASVLALAKRDVIFVTSLGVGARLERWGIAAANIVELDWGEQWSGRGVTLCAEPAQHFSGRTFRDRNSTLWASWVIKGERHQVFFSGDTGLTPQFADVRRKHGAFDVVMLEIGAYHEAWGSIHMGPHKALQAFDMLGGGTLLPVHWGTFNLGLHAWDEPIVDIVAAAPQLAGAVITPPVGHVLEPISQQAQDAAAGRTNHQAWW